Proteins co-encoded in one Arachis hypogaea cultivar Tifrunner chromosome 11, arahy.Tifrunner.gnm2.J5K5, whole genome shotgun sequence genomic window:
- the LOC112720801 gene encoding O-fucosyltransferase 29 — MDVGSKVWSLRSFLCSKQPQLLHPDKNNNSNGSISNHNHNHHSHMCWRSSVAKPTSWSMVCGFMLFGLGLISLLTGHMASHVEWYSQRFVHRTLHSAQDGSERAPIDIWESQYSRYYYGCKERGRNFAPAVSERKSNGYLLIATSGGLNQQRTGITDAVVVARILNATLVVPELDHHSFWKDDSDFNNIFDINWFITYLAKDITIVKRVPDKVMRSMDKPPYTMRVPRKSEPEYYHDQVLPILLRRRVLQLTKFDFRLANDLDDELQRLRCRVNYHALRYTKPIRQFGQKLVMRMRKMANRFIAVHLRFEPDMLAFSGCYFGGGEKERQELGEIRKRWTTLPDLSPDGERKRGKCPLTPHEVGLMLRALGFANDTYLYVASGEIYGGDETMQPLKDLFPNIYTKEMLAGEELKPFLPFSSRLAAIDYIVCDESNVFVTNNNGNMAKILAGRRRYMGHKRTIRPNAKRLSTLFMERHQMDWDTFAEKVKASQRGFMGEPDEIRPGRGEFHEYPSICICEKPYIDQALGEDVFRPPKLAAENLTVKEDSSLDEENEDSIRLPKQSVGRARRW; from the exons ATGGATGTTGGCAGCAAAGTTTGGAGCTTGAGGAGCTTCTTGTGTTCAAAGCAACCTCAGTTGCTGCACCCTGATAAAAATAACAATAGTAATGGGAGCATTAGCAACCACAACCATAACCACCATAGCCATATGTGTTGGAGATCCAGCGTGGCGAAACCCACATCGTGGTCCATGGTTTGCGGGTTCATGCTGTTCGGGTTGGGTCTAATCTCACTCTTAACGGGTCACATGGCTTCTCATGTTGAATGGTACTCCCAAAGATTCGTCCATCGCACTCTCCACTCAGCACAG GATGGAAGTGAGCGTGCGCCAATTGATATTTGGGAATCACAGTATTCTAGGTATTACTATGGATGTAAAGAAAGGGGGCGTAATTTTGCTC CTGCTGTATCCGAGCGTAAGTCAAATGGCTACTTGCTTATAGCAACAAGTGGAGGACTGAACCAACAAAGAACTGGG ATTACGGATGCCGTTGTTGTTGCACGAATTCTTAATGCTAcattagttgtaccggagttggaTCATCATTCGTTTTGGAAGGATGATAG TGACTTCAACAATATTTTTGATATAAATTGGTTCATTACATATCTTGCAAAGGATATTACCATTGTTAAAAGAGTTCCTGATAAGGTCATGCGATCAATGGATAAACCTCCATATACAATGCGTGTCCCGAGGAAATCCGAACCTGAATATTATCATGATCAAGTTTTGCCAATACTCCTGAGACGACGG GTTTTGCAATTGACGAAGTTTGACTTTAGACTAGCAAATGACCTAGATGATGAACTACAACGATTACGTTGCCGTGTTAATTATCATGCTCTGAGATACACGAAACCTATACGACAGTTTGGTCAAAAACTTGTTATGAGAATGCGAAAGATGGCAAACCGTTTTATAGCCGTCCATTTGAG GTTTGAGCCAGATATGCTGGCATTTTCAGGTTGTTATTTTGGTGGGGGTGAAAAAGAAAGACAAGAGCTCGGGGAAATCAGAAAAAGGTGGACAACGTTGCCT GATTTGAGCCCTGATGGAGAGCGAAAGCGTGGAAAATGTCCTCTTACTCCTCATGAGGTGGGGTTGATGCTCCGAGCACTTGGTTTTGCAAATGATACCTACCTATATGTTGCATCAGGAGAAATATACGGAGGGGATGAGACCATGCAGCCTCTGAAAGATCTTTTCCCCAACATCTATACAAAAGAGATGCTTGCAGGGGAAGAGCTGAAACCTTTTCTTCCATTCTCTTCCCGCCTTGCTGCTATTGACTACATTGTGTGCGATGAAAGCAATGTATTTGTCACTAACAACAATGGCAACATGGCCAAGATTCTTGCCGGTCGAAG GAGGTATATGGGTCACAAAAGAACTATCAGACCAAATGCCAAGAGGCTTAGCACTCTGTTCATGGAGCGGCATCAGATGGACTGGGACACTTTCGCCGAAAAGGTTAAGGCATCTCAACGAGGATTCATGGGAGAGCCAGATGAGATCAGGCCTGGACGCGGCGAGTTTCATGAGTATCCAAGTATTTGTATATGTGAGAAACCATATATTGATCAAGCACTCGGTGAAGATGTGTTCCGGCCTCCTAAACTTGCAGCTGAAAACCTGACAGTGAAAGAGGATTCCTCATTGgatgaagaaaatgaagatagtaTTCGACTACCTAAGCAAAGTGTAGGAAGGGCCAGAAGGTGGTAA